A region of Mammaliicoccus sp. Dog046 DNA encodes the following proteins:
- a CDS encoding aromatic acid exporter family protein — protein MQIKPYRIGYRTLKTALGMTLAVILSQLIGLENYASSAILVVLCIKDTRVKSFEAAIYRFIACFIAIMCASLFFTYLGSTPLVLGLMVLLFIPITVMIGVQEGIVTSCVIILHLFLAESIDLHLIINEILLLIIGIGIALIMNMFMPSLDHKLNQYKRKIEDDFILITYVFSKGLMDPNKQLNIPSFEKVSQNIKQAKSLAFREVKNHFVRNENSYYHYFDMREEQLTLLKRMKKLIESMQHSQHAHFLCSQLLFDVSQNVQSKDYTLMRLHSLYEIKIKLQSIELPKTQEELESIAALFQLLNEVEEYLRIKSQFGSLKK, from the coding sequence ATGCAAATAAAACCGTATAGAATAGGTTATAGAACATTAAAGACTGCTTTAGGGATGACATTAGCTGTCATCCTTTCTCAGTTAATAGGTTTAGAAAATTATGCGTCAAGTGCTATTTTAGTCGTCCTTTGTATTAAAGATACGAGAGTGAAATCATTTGAAGCGGCAATTTATCGTTTTATCGCATGTTTTATTGCGATTATGTGTGCATCGTTATTCTTTACTTACTTAGGCAGCACACCGCTTGTATTAGGGTTAATGGTGCTCTTATTCATACCAATTACGGTAATGATTGGTGTACAAGAAGGTATCGTAACAAGTTGTGTAATCATTTTGCATTTATTCTTAGCAGAATCTATTGATTTACATTTAATAATCAACGAAATATTACTACTTATAATTGGTATTGGTATCGCGTTAATTATGAACATGTTTATGCCAAGTTTAGATCATAAACTCAACCAATATAAACGAAAAATTGAAGATGATTTTATTTTGATTACGTATGTATTTAGTAAAGGGTTAATGGACCCGAATAAACAATTAAACATTCCTTCATTTGAGAAAGTATCCCAAAATATTAAACAAGCTAAATCTTTAGCGTTTAGGGAAGTAAAAAATCATTTTGTAAGAAATGAAAATTCGTACTATCATTATTTTGATATGAGAGAAGAACAACTCACATTATTAAAACGAATGAAGAAATTAATTGAATCTATGCAACATAGTCAACACGCACATTTTTTATGTAGTCAATTGCTGTTTGACGTTTCACAAAATGTACAAAGTAAAGATTATACACTTATGAGATTGCATAGTTTATATGAAATAAAAATCAAACTACAGTCTATTGAATTACCAAAAACACAAGAAGAACTCGAAAGTATTGCAGCTTTATTCCAATTACTTAATGAAGTTGAAGAGTATTTACGTATTAAATCTCAATTTGGTAGTTTAAAAAAATAA
- the prli42 gene encoding stressosome-associated protein Prli42, which yields MGNKKLRKIVIIVMLVAIVASLILSGVLPFLLTN from the coding sequence ATGGGTAATAAGAAACTCCGCAAAATAGTAATCATAGTGATGCTTGTAGCAATTGTTGCGTCACTTATTCTATCAGGTGTACTACCATTTTTATTAACAAATTAA
- a CDS encoding M20/M25/M40 family metallo-hydrolase: MINKQRLLDTFIELVKVDSESKNERQIADLLIQKFRDLGLEVKEDDSQKDTGYGAGNLICKLNAKDNQKTAIYFTSHMDTVNPGNGIEPELREDGYIYSKGETILGSDDKAGLAAILEAIEVMKEQDVQHGDIEFVITVGEEMGLVGAKALNPEDITAKFGYAIDAPGKVGTTVIGAPTQAKIETIITGKTAHAGLEPEKGVSAINIAAKAISHMNLGRIDEETTANIGRFEGGTATNIVSDHVYILSEARSIDEEKMQQQVAHMKEAFEKTAEEFGCTADVNVKIMYPNINLTEQDEVVQLAVNATKKIGRQSELVVTGGGSDGNVINGFGIPTVILGVGYEFIHTKNERMPVEELQKITEQIVAISELA, from the coding sequence ATGATAAACAAGCAAAGATTGTTAGATACTTTTATAGAATTAGTTAAGGTCGATTCTGAATCTAAAAACGAAAGACAAATCGCTGACTTATTAATTCAAAAGTTCAGAGATCTAGGTTTAGAAGTTAAAGAGGATGATTCACAAAAAGATACAGGATATGGTGCAGGGAACCTCATTTGTAAACTGAATGCTAAAGATAATCAAAAAACAGCAATCTATTTTACGAGCCATATGGATACAGTCAATCCAGGTAACGGTATTGAACCTGAGCTACGTGAAGATGGTTATATTTATTCTAAAGGAGAAACAATATTAGGTTCTGATGATAAAGCTGGATTAGCAGCTATATTAGAAGCAATCGAAGTGATGAAAGAACAAGATGTTCAACATGGGGATATTGAATTTGTAATTACTGTCGGCGAAGAAATGGGATTAGTAGGTGCTAAAGCATTAAATCCTGAAGACATTACTGCTAAATTTGGTTATGCGATTGATGCACCTGGTAAAGTAGGTACAACTGTTATTGGTGCGCCAACACAAGCGAAAATAGAAACAATTATCACTGGTAAAACAGCTCATGCTGGATTAGAACCTGAGAAAGGTGTTTCTGCAATTAATATAGCTGCTAAAGCAATTAGTCATATGAATTTAGGCAGAATAGATGAAGAAACTACCGCAAATATTGGGCGATTTGAAGGTGGAACTGCAACGAATATTGTAAGTGATCATGTTTATATTTTAAGTGAGGCAAGATCAATTGATGAAGAAAAAATGCAACAACAAGTAGCACATATGAAAGAAGCATTTGAAAAAACAGCTGAAGAGTTTGGTTGTACAGCTGATGTTAATGTGAAAATTATGTATCCAAATATCAATTTAACTGAACAAGATGAAGTTGTACAACTAGCAGTTAATGCAACGAAGAAGATTGGTCGTCAATCTGAATTAGTTGTAACAGGTGGAGGATCAGACGGCAACGTCATTAATGGTTTCGGTATTCCGACTGTTATTTTAGGCGTAGGATATGAGTTTATTCATACCAAAAATGAACGTATGCCTGTTGAAGAATTGCAAAAAATCACAGAACAAATCGTCGCTATTTCAGAACTTGCGTAA
- a CDS encoding BrxA/BrxB family bacilliredoxin, giving the protein MEMDFNLYMNDVVNSARNEIEAAGYKQLTTKEDVESTFNKPGTTFVMVNSVCGCAGGIARPAAQHALHYDKLPDQLVTVFAGQDKEATATARDYFEGYPPSSPSFAFLKDGKIVKMIERHEIEGHDPMSVITNIQALFEEHCKEI; this is encoded by the coding sequence ATGGAAATGGATTTTAATTTATATATGAATGATGTTGTCAATTCAGCAAGAAACGAGATAGAAGCGGCAGGATATAAGCAATTAACAACTAAAGAAGATGTTGAGTCTACTTTTAATAAACCTGGTACAACATTTGTTATGGTTAATTCAGTATGTGGTTGTGCAGGTGGCATCGCAAGACCTGCAGCACAACATGCATTACACTATGATAAATTACCAGACCAACTCGTAACTGTATTTGCAGGACAAGATAAAGAAGCTACAGCAACAGCAAGAGATTACTTCGAAGGATATCCGCCTTCAAGTCCATCATTTGCTTTTCTTAAAGATGGTAAAATTGTAAAAATGATAGAAAGACACGAAATAGAAGGACATGATCCAATGAGTGTCATCACAAATATTCAAGCGTTATTTGAAGAGCATTGTAAAGAAATATAA